One Persicobacter psychrovividus DNA window includes the following coding sequences:
- a CDS encoding sigma-54 dependent transcriptional regulator — MDDKALGKILVIDDDEDVLFAAKMLLRKHAKEVIIEKNPKKIPFLLNNDTYDVIMLDMNFSRDTTSGKEGFYWLEHILERDANAVVVLITAFGDVEMAVKSLKEGATDFVLKPWQNEKLLATLTSAMKLRKSYEQVDTLRQTNRQLQAAQQDNFGQMIGDSPAMKNVFNIIDKVAGTDANVLILGENGTGKELVAREIHNRSLRKKNIFVNVDMGAITETLFESELFGHKKGAFTDAKDDRVGRFEMANKGSLFLDEIGNLSMPLQSKLLTALQRREVTRIGSNKSIPIDIRLIAATNMPIHDMVHQSGFRQDLLYRINTVEIHLPPLRHRQEDIPTLANFFTETYSKKYQKAGISIDDAGHQKLKAYAWPGNIRELQHAIERAIIMCDNAFLTDQDFFFLQQSIHSIKEEPAATPANFNLDDVEKTVIQQAIDKHSGNISQAAKELGLTRASLYRRLQKYGI, encoded by the coding sequence ATGGACGACAAAGCATTAGGCAAAATTTTAGTCATTGATGACGATGAAGATGTATTGTTTGCAGCAAAGATGTTATTGCGTAAGCACGCTAAAGAAGTCATTATCGAGAAAAATCCTAAAAAAATCCCTTTCCTGCTGAATAATGACACCTATGATGTCATTATGCTCGACATGAATTTCAGCCGAGACACCACCTCGGGTAAGGAGGGTTTTTATTGGCTCGAACATATTCTGGAGCGAGATGCCAATGCGGTTGTAGTCCTGATCACCGCGTTCGGAGATGTAGAAATGGCGGTAAAATCACTGAAAGAAGGCGCCACTGACTTTGTCCTCAAACCATGGCAAAATGAGAAGCTGTTGGCCACGCTGACTTCCGCCATGAAACTGCGGAAATCCTACGAACAGGTTGACACCCTCCGCCAGACCAACCGTCAGCTGCAAGCTGCCCAGCAGGATAACTTCGGGCAGATGATCGGCGACAGCCCTGCAATGAAAAATGTCTTCAATATCATCGATAAAGTAGCAGGAACCGATGCCAATGTTTTGATCCTCGGTGAAAATGGTACTGGAAAGGAACTTGTGGCCAGGGAAATCCACAACCGCTCGCTGCGCAAAAAAAATATCTTTGTTAATGTGGACATGGGCGCCATCACCGAAACCCTTTTTGAGTCCGAGCTATTCGGGCATAAAAAAGGCGCCTTTACCGATGCCAAAGACGACCGTGTTGGGCGATTTGAAATGGCCAACAAAGGCTCTCTGTTTTTGGATGAAATCGGGAACCTGAGCATGCCACTTCAGTCCAAACTATTAACAGCCCTTCAGCGACGGGAAGTTACACGAATCGGCAGCAACAAATCTATCCCGATTGATATTCGGCTGATTGCGGCCACCAACATGCCTATTCATGATATGGTGCACCAGAGTGGCTTCCGACAGGATTTGCTTTACCGAATCAATACGGTGGAAATTCACCTGCCGCCACTGCGCCACCGACAAGAAGACATTCCCACTTTGGCGAATTTCTTTACGGAAACCTACAGCAAAAAATATCAAAAGGCAGGCATCAGCATCGACGATGCGGGGCATCAGAAACTCAAGGCATATGCCTGGCCAGGAAATATCCGCGAGCTTCAGCATGCCATCGAACGGGCGATTATCATGTGTGATAATGCGTTTCTGACAGATCAAGACTTCTTCTTTTTACAGCAAAGCATCCATAGCATTAAGGAAGAACCTGCTGCCACTCCTGCCAATTTCAACCTGGACGATGTAGAGAAAACAGTCATTCAGCAAGCCATTGACAAACATAGCGGGAATATCTCACAGGCAGCGAAAGAACTTGGCCTCACCCGCGCCTCCCTTTACAGACGACTACAAAAATATGGAATATAA
- a CDS encoding LruC domain-containing protein: MKKHYLVIIFAAMALFACKSDRENVNPNPTPPDGLEGALVPDGFNYEMEAVQGVTINTSLKNKRFTLMSEDFKPVVEGVTGDDGSFFYEMNIPTATENMYIKFSDIGIPQDSFAIKRSDAFTFEFNGDRAANNRTEAVQATITGDPALGFNYLGTWNEYGFPSYTVLPFVAASTDLIDAINVSLPEGYPVPDYNPQYLASDIQEVEIKEDDTEITLTFMHEGAGYRNVLGFYTYPTGTTPTLENISRTIILPNASYYGSGGALYSGDKFELGSFDEGTTLGFFLIADGFNRTTYQPSNTSKGTFYSRAEFNPESDPELQKHMVLLYYAPEDQVVIGFEDIFRNSPACDQDFNDLMFTLKYSKKIDINDIPNTSVPKDDDDDGLDNKFDRDPNDPNRTYYEYYPNSGGYASLAYEDLWPSKGDYDFNDLVVDYQYQIVKNGDYGVTFIEAEFVIKAIGASYLNGFAINFPALLPSDIKSVKLLTSDPDDEPFKKNLFETVNGVESGITTSAVIPIFANAYDIMPSPEGKSYVNVIQENQYTTPDTIRMSIELNTPLIFTEIGQAPFDPFLIADQGRGTEVHLPGKPNTALADIALFRQHDDDTRPNIDKYYKSGNNLPWAINIPTSFAYPKEGRAINTAHLKFIEWVQSGGTSATDWYMDETGYRNTNNIYSAP; encoded by the coding sequence ATGAAAAAACATTATTTAGTAATCATATTCGCCGCGATGGCATTATTTGCCTGTAAATCCGATCGGGAGAATGTTAACCCCAACCCAACACCACCCGATGGTCTTGAAGGAGCCCTTGTTCCTGATGGCTTTAATTATGAGATGGAGGCAGTTCAAGGAGTAACAATTAACACCTCCTTAAAAAACAAACGTTTCACCCTGATGTCCGAAGACTTCAAACCAGTTGTTGAGGGAGTTACAGGTGATGATGGCAGTTTCTTCTATGAAATGAATATACCAACAGCAACAGAAAACATGTATATTAAATTTTCTGATATTGGTATCCCTCAAGATTCATTTGCGATCAAACGTTCTGACGCCTTTACCTTTGAGTTCAATGGTGACCGTGCAGCAAACAATCGTACTGAAGCAGTACAGGCAACAATCACCGGAGACCCTGCATTAGGATTTAATTATCTGGGTACCTGGAACGAATATGGTTTCCCTTCTTACACTGTTTTACCTTTTGTAGCGGCATCCACTGACCTTATAGATGCCATTAACGTTTCACTTCCTGAGGGTTACCCTGTACCAGACTATAACCCTCAATACCTCGCATCCGATATTCAGGAAGTCGAAATTAAGGAAGATGACACAGAAATCACGCTTACCTTTATGCATGAAGGCGCTGGATATCGCAATGTATTGGGCTTCTACACTTACCCAACAGGCACAACGCCTACCCTTGAAAACATCTCCCGCACTATTATACTCCCAAATGCTTCTTATTACGGCAGTGGTGGCGCTTTATATTCAGGTGATAAATTTGAATTAGGTTCTTTTGACGAAGGTACAACTCTTGGCTTTTTCTTAATTGCTGATGGTTTCAACAGAACAACTTATCAACCTTCGAATACTTCAAAGGGTACATTCTATTCAAGAGCTGAATTCAACCCTGAGTCGGATCCTGAACTGCAAAAACACATGGTATTGCTTTATTATGCGCCAGAAGATCAGGTGGTGATTGGTTTTGAGGATATTTTCAGAAATTCTCCAGCTTGTGATCAGGACTTTAATGACTTGATGTTTACCTTAAAATACAGCAAGAAGATTGACATCAATGATATACCAAATACTTCTGTTCCAAAAGATGATGATGATGATGGTTTAGATAATAAATTCGACAGAGACCCTAACGATCCTAACCGTACTTACTATGAGTATTATCCAAACTCTGGAGGTTATGCTTCATTAGCTTATGAGGATTTATGGCCAAGTAAAGGAGATTATGACTTCAATGATTTGGTCGTTGACTACCAATACCAAATTGTTAAAAATGGCGATTATGGTGTTACCTTTATCGAAGCAGAATTTGTTATTAAAGCTATTGGTGCAAGTTACCTGAACGGTTTTGCGATCAACTTCCCTGCGCTGTTACCTTCAGATATTAAATCTGTGAAATTATTGACTTCTGATCCTGATGACGAGCCATTCAAAAAGAACTTGTTCGAAACTGTAAATGGTGTGGAGTCTGGCATTACCACCTCTGCAGTTATTCCAATTTTCGCCAATGCCTATGATATCATGCCGTCCCCTGAAGGTAAATCATATGTCAATGTAATTCAGGAAAATCAATATACTACACCTGATACAATAAGAATGTCTATTGAGCTGAATACGCCATTGATATTCACTGAAATTGGACAGGCTCCATTTGACCCATTCCTGATTGCGGATCAAGGTAGAGGAACTGAGGTTCACTTACCGGGAAAGCCTAACACAGCACTTGCTGATATCGCATTATTCAGACAACATGATGATGATACCAGACCGAATATTGACAAATATTATAAATCAGGAAACAACTTGCCGTGGGCAATCAATATTCCAACCTCATTCGCTTACCCTAAAGAAGGTAGAGCCATCAATACGGCACACCTGAAGTTTATCGAATGGGTACAGTCAGGTGGTACAAGTGCTACAGACTGGTACATGGATGAGACAGGTTACCGAAATACAAACAATATTTACAGTGCACCATAA
- the kbl gene encoding glycine C-acetyltransferase produces the protein MYETLKPVLEQELQAIKDAGLYKSERIITTPQGAEIKTTEGKEVINFCANNYLGLSSHPRVIEAAKRTIDTHGFGLSSVRFICGTQDIHRELEQKVAKWLGTEDTILYAAAFDANGGVFEPLLGPDSAIISDALNHASIIDGVRLCKAARYRYKHNDMADLEEQLKASQDAKHRIIVTDSVFSMDGTIAQLDKICDLADKYKALVMVDECHSSGFMGKTGKGTHEHCDVMGRIDIITGTFGKALGGASGGFTSGRKEIIDMLRQRSRPYLFSNTLAPSIVGASIEVIDMLEESTELRDKVWENAAYFREKMTAAGFDIKPGNHPIVPVMLYDAPLAQQFAADLLEEGIYVIGFFYPVVPQGQARIRTQISAVHEREHLDKAIAAFTKVGKKLGVIK, from the coding sequence ATGTACGAAACGTTAAAGCCCGTATTGGAGCAAGAACTTCAGGCAATAAAAGACGCTGGTCTTTACAAATCTGAACGTATTATTACTACTCCACAAGGAGCGGAAATAAAAACTACTGAAGGCAAAGAAGTCATCAATTTTTGTGCAAACAACTACCTTGGCCTTTCTTCACACCCACGTGTTATTGAAGCTGCCAAGAGAACAATCGACACCCACGGTTTCGGTTTATCCTCTGTACGTTTTATTTGCGGTACTCAGGACATCCATCGTGAGTTAGAGCAAAAGGTGGCCAAATGGTTGGGAACCGAAGATACGATCTTATATGCAGCGGCATTTGATGCCAATGGTGGGGTATTCGAACCGCTTCTTGGCCCTGACAGTGCCATTATTTCTGATGCCCTGAACCACGCTTCGATCATTGATGGCGTGCGTTTGTGTAAAGCAGCACGTTACCGCTACAAGCACAATGATATGGCGGATTTGGAAGAGCAACTGAAAGCATCCCAGGACGCCAAACACCGCATCATCGTTACAGATTCTGTATTCTCTATGGACGGTACCATTGCCCAGTTGGATAAAATCTGTGATTTGGCCGACAAATACAAAGCTTTGGTGATGGTGGATGAGTGCCACTCTTCAGGCTTCATGGGTAAAACAGGAAAAGGAACGCATGAGCACTGCGATGTAATGGGCAGAATTGACATCATCACAGGTACTTTCGGTAAAGCTTTGGGAGGCGCTTCTGGCGGTTTCACTTCAGGTCGTAAAGAAATCATCGACATGTTGCGTCAGCGTTCGCGTCCATATTTGTTCTCCAACACGTTGGCACCAAGTATTGTTGGGGCATCGATCGAAGTGATCGACATGTTGGAAGAAAGCACCGAATTGCGTGATAAAGTTTGGGAAAACGCCGCTTATTTCCGTGAAAAAATGACGGCTGCAGGTTTCGATATCAAACCAGGTAACCACCCAATTGTTCCTGTGATGTTATACGATGCACCATTGGCACAACAATTCGCTGCTGACCTTTTGGAAGAAGGCATTTATGTGATTGGCTTCTTTTACCCTGTCGTACCGCAAGGCCAGGCACGTATCCGTACGCAAATCTCGGCGGTTCATGAGCGTGAGCATTTAGATAAGGCAATTGCTGCTTTCACTAAAGTAGGTAAGAAATTGGGCGTGATTAAATAA
- a CDS encoding NAD-dependent epimerase/dehydratase family protein, with product MERVLVIGAFGQLGSELTDELRKLYGEDNVIASDITAARAQAARGPFEQLDILDRARLGEIVEKHKITQIYNLAAILSSIGESKPGVAWNVNMNGLVNVLELAREKGLNKIYWPSSIAVFGPDTPKVMTPQETVMNPSTMYGVNKLAGEKLCQYYFQKFGVDVRSVRYPGLVGYKAMPGGGTTDYAVDIYFKAKQGEEFTCFLDKGTVLPMMYMDDAIRGTIQLMESPAEKVKIRTSYNLAGMSFAPEEIGSSIQKIIPDFKMIYAPDHRQEIAESWPDSIDDQFAQAHWGWKPKFDLDAMSKDILENI from the coding sequence ATGGAGAGAGTATTAGTCATAGGCGCTTTTGGGCAGTTGGGATCAGAGTTAACCGATGAGCTGAGAAAGCTTTACGGGGAGGATAATGTCATTGCATCAGATATTACAGCAGCACGAGCACAGGCAGCACGTGGCCCGTTTGAGCAGTTGGATATTTTGGACCGTGCCCGCTTGGGGGAAATTGTTGAAAAACACAAGATTACACAAATCTATAATCTGGCAGCTATTTTGTCTTCTATTGGGGAGTCGAAGCCAGGTGTAGCTTGGAATGTCAACATGAATGGTTTGGTCAATGTATTGGAGCTTGCACGTGAGAAAGGGTTGAATAAAATCTACTGGCCTTCTTCTATTGCTGTTTTTGGCCCTGATACTCCCAAGGTGATGACTCCTCAGGAGACGGTGATGAACCCTTCGACGATGTATGGTGTCAATAAACTGGCTGGAGAGAAGTTGTGCCAATACTATTTTCAGAAGTTTGGTGTCGATGTTCGCTCGGTAAGGTACCCTGGCTTGGTAGGCTATAAAGCGATGCCTGGTGGAGGAACAACAGATTATGCTGTTGATATTTACTTCAAGGCAAAGCAGGGCGAAGAGTTTACCTGTTTCCTGGATAAAGGAACAGTTTTACCAATGATGTATATGGATGATGCGATCCGAGGGACAATTCAGCTGATGGAGAGCCCTGCGGAAAAAGTGAAGATCCGTACTTCTTACAACCTTGCAGGGATGAGCTTTGCTCCTGAAGAAATTGGTTCTTCCATTCAGAAAATCATTCCAGATTTTAAAATGATTTATGCGCCAGATCACCGTCAGGAAATTGCGGAATCATGGCCAGATTCCATCGACGATCAATTCGCACAAGCGCATTGGGGGTGGAAACCAAAATTTGATTTGGATGCGATGTCAAAAGACATCCTGGAAAATATTTAA